Within Cucumis melo cultivar AY chromosome 4, USDA_Cmelo_AY_1.0, whole genome shotgun sequence, the genomic segment CCAATGACACAGTTTCTTATTATAGCATTTTGAGTTTCTGTGATGTGAATTCCATCTGTGTTGGGACTATTTCCTGGGGCGACGACTCGAAGATTCAAAGCTTTGACATTGGTGCATTTCTGAAATGTTAGATGCATTTGCTGTGCATCTTTGAACATCAGGTTAGACACAACCAAGTTGATGCATTGGTAGAAAGTTACGGCCTGCATATAAAGAAAACAAATGAACATTTCGATTAGACGACTTCAAACACGTTTCCGAAGATCAAAAAGACAGTGACGGGCGACGAACCGTTGGTGCTCTCTTGCAGGGCTGCAGAAGAATCCAAGAGAAAAACAATCGTCAGCCAATGGTTTTTATCAAGGAAATGAGATATGAAATAATAGTTGTTCAAAGTTGAGATATATATTTACAAGTTCTTTGTTCACTTTGCAAGAGTTTTGCCACCATTTTCTGCCATTCCCATTGATGATACCATTGCCTTCTACAACAAAATTATCAACTCCTTCAAATTTTAGCCAATGTCGACGATCATTTTCGTAATCAGATATTCTTGTAGAAGCTTTGATCATTCCATTGATCTAACAATGAGAATAACAAACAAATGAGCGCCAAGTTTCCCTAAATCATGATATTGAAAGTCAACATTTACTTTTAATATATGATAATTATACTCTCACCTTTAGTGTTAAAGGAGATCTACAGGGACCAGAAAAAGTGATTGGCTTAAGATAGTATGTTCTTCCTTTAGGAACCAAAAGAGTTGCCTTCCTAGAAGAACAGGCCTCCTTCCAAGCAAGCTCAAATGCCTAAAACATACATTCATCAAAACAAACACTAATGAGTTCATATACGGTAGCTTGTTTCGGTGAAGACAGCTCCCCGAAGATTAGAAAGCTAAGTCGTCAGAATAATGCAAGAAGTAGAGCTAGATACTTGGTTTTGAAAGTGTAAGTATATTTTGTTTGCAATATATGTTCAATGAGGTTTCTACCTTAGTATCATCTTGTCCATTTCCCTTAGCTCCAAAATCATCCACATTCACCACCTTTGTCGAACTTGAAAACGAGCTCCCTCTATCTCGTCTCTTCTTTGTCGTCTTCGAGCTGTGAAAATCAGTGTTCCTAAAAGTGTATAATGATGCTGGTGTTGGATAATGGTTATAAATTTGATCATGATATTGAGAAACAGGAAATGGGTCCTCAAGGTAACTGCCGAAACAGAGAGAAAACAGAGAAAAtgctatgaaaaagatgaacAAACGGTTTTGTTGATGCATTTTCATATTTGTTTCTTCTTCACTTTCTAAACACAAAGTTTCAAAAGAAGAGAGAACTGCTGAAGTTAAAACCCCAATTTGCTGTGTCTTTTGGTAGAGACTAGAGATTATATATAGAGAAGAACTAgaaccaaatttttttaatctctATGTGTATAAAGAGATGATTTTGACTTGGAAAaagcattttttttatttgaaaatacttGTTATGGGTTGATTCAAAAGCACCTAAAAAGTGAGAAATGGAAGGAAGAACAGGGAATTCAGCAGTCAAAAACTCTTGATTTTCATACTGAAACATTGAAGAAAATCAGTTGGAATTTGTTCAAATGAAGCATATTATTGCTTGATTGCCAAACTATGGTTTCTTTCCACCATTTTCGGTCCACGATGGCTTTAGTTCATTTTTTTTGCGTACAAAATCAAATCGCCATTTCAAGACGTGTTTCATCCTCAAAAACTGGTTTGGTGTGGTTTTCAGATTCAATCAGAGCCATTGATTTACAAATGAATGGCTGTGATAGAAAAACTGTGCTTTTGAGTTCTTGTAACTGAAGATGCTTTTCTTTTCAGCTGTGTGTGAGTTAGTTTGTTTTTTACTTGCAAAATTCAGATggtttttgtcattttttcaTCTGCGGTTTTTTTAACCAAATATGGAATTTTCCTTACTTTTCAAAACggaagcttttttttttttttatacctTTTGCTTGCGTTACTATTGGTGAAAATGATCGATATGACCTTCTTGTGCACACTTGCTACTTGCTAGGCTCTCAAATATTCACTCTCGCTCTTCCTTGTTGCTATTCTCTCGCTCGTTTCACCCTCGCTTTTCAATCTCTCACCTCTTGTTATTTGCTTGCTTTACAAGGAGTGAGAGTGGAGAATAAAAAGTAGGGCTGAAAAACATTGACATTAAGAAGAACCAATTATAAGATAAAATAGAGAGAGTTGGTAGTGAGAGAATCGAAATCTGACAGAGCAACTAAGAATGACGACCCAATCTACATGCACAacattttattttgataattttacaCAAGCAAGTAAACAAAATGTCTCAAATACGTGTATATATGAATTTAGATATattgtttgtgttttttttttaattgtattatttaaaaatttattttataggTTGTTGTTAGGGAGTCTTTTTGGTATTTAAATTGAAAAGGGTTTGAAAAAGGATGAGttgttttttattatatatgaaAAGATTTGTGTTGGAGCAATTAATGATGGGAGTAaaatgtgtttttcttttttagagaATCAACTAAATCATGCCCATTTATTTTCTACATAATCATCATTGTCTTGtgttagaagtatattgattcgTGTAAAAGGAGTTTGaagttatatatatagttgCTCGCTCCAAATCATAAGAAGATAgttagatattttggaaaaaaaacattcctttgtttttattaaattgaataaaataatattaaaatcaaTTCAAGATACGATACTGATATAATTACCTTTTCAAGTGTTCATGGTTGGATCTCATTTATCCTGCAACTACGTGTACGACTCAATTCAAAGGAATAAAATGTATACAAAAATATTTGtgaaagtaaaataaataaagctCGTTTTTACTTTTAGTTACTCCAT encodes:
- the LOC103500316 gene encoding polygalacturonase-like, giving the protein MKMHQQNRLFIFFIAFSLFSLCFGSYLEDPFPVSQYHDQIYNHYPTPASLYTFRNTDFHSSKTTKKRRDRGSSFSSSTKVVNVDDFGAKGNGQDDTKAFELAWKEACSSRKATLLVPKGRTYYLKPITFSGPCRSPLTLKINGMIKASTRISDYENDRRHWLKFEGVDNFVVEGNGIINGNGRKWWQNSCKVNKELPCKRAPTAVTFYQCINLVVSNLMFKDAQQMHLTFQKCTNVKALNLRVVAPGNSPNTDGIHITETQNAIIRNCVIGTGDDCISIVSGSRNVRAMDITCGPGHGISIGSLGAENSEAEVSNIRVNRALISGTSNGVRIKTWQGGSGYAKNIMFQNVVMKNVSNPIIIDQNYCDKEDSCPEQNSAVKVSNVVYKNIRGTSASDDAIKFDCSKSFPCQEISLLGVHIVGQGNEVATASCENVRLKNRWKVYPQC